AAGTACAAGAGGAGTTGCTAAACCGGCTAATACTAAAGATACCTCTTCAAAACGCTGCCAGTCTTTAGCTCTACCGCTCCATCCAAAACTTAGGATAGAATACACTCTTTTATTAAACGGAGTAATAGCTCTATCACGAAGCATAGCGAAATCAGGTAATAAACCAGTCCACCAGAAAACTAATGATACTGAAAGATAAGTTGAAATCGCAAATACGTCCCAAAGTAATGGTGAGTTAAAGTTTACCCACAAAGATCCAAACTGGTTTGGAATAGGTAATACCCAGTATGCTAACCATGGACGACCCATGTGAATAATTGGGAATAAACCTGCCTGAACTACTGAGAAAATAGTCATTGCTTCTGCAGAACGGTTAATAGCCATTCTCCAACGCTGACGGAAAAGTAAAAGTACTGCAGAAATCAAAGTTCCCGCGTGACCAATACCAACCCACCAAACAAAGTTAGTAATATCCCAGGCCCAACCAACTGTTTTATTTAATCCCCATGTTCCGATACCGGTAGATACGGTGTAAATTATACAACCTAACCCCCAAAGGAAGGCTACTAATGCGATTGTAAATACAATCCACCATTGTTTATTTGCAGGTCCTTCTACAGGCGCTGCCACATCTACAGTTACATCGTGATATGATTTATCACCTATAACTAAAGGTTTTCTAATGGGTGCTTCGTAATGAGACGACATAATCCTTTATATTGTTTCTTAATTAATAATTTTACTAAGTGTTTCTAACTTTAACGTGATAGAAAACATTTGGTTTAGTACCAACATGCTCTAATAAATGATACATTCTTTCGCTTTCTGCTAATTTAGCAACTTCGCTTTCTTTATCATTTACGTCTCCAAATACCATAGCACCAGAAGAACAAGCTGCAGAACAAGCACAAGCATTGTTGAACTCATCTTTACCTACAACTCTTCCTTGACGTTTAGCTTCAAGGATTACAGCCTGAGTACTTTGGATACAGAAAGAACATTTTTCCATAACTCCACGAGAACGAACGTTTACGTCTGGGTTTAATACCATACGACCTAAATCATCATTCATATGATAATCGAATTCGCTGTTTTTGTTGTACAAGAACCAGTTGAAACGACGAACTTTATATGGACAGTTATTAGCACAGTAACGAGTACCAACACATCTGTTATATGCCATATGGTTTTGACCTTGACGACCGTGAGAAGTTGCAGCAACAGGACATACTGTTTCACAAGGTGCGTGATTACAGTGCTGACACATTACTGGCTGGAATGCTACTTGTGGATTATCTCCAGGTTTTTCCATTTCATTAAATGTAGATAATGAACTAGATAAACCAGCAATTCCTTCTTTTCTTTCGTTATCACCTTCAAAAGTACTTTCAGAAGAGTAGTATCTGTCGATACGTAACCAGTGCATATCACGGCTTCTTCTAACCTCTGCTTTACCTACAACCGGAACGTTGTTTTCAGCGTGACAAGCGATAACGCAGGCTCCACAACCAGTACAAGCATTTAAATCGATAGATAAATTAAAGTGGTGACCAGTAGTACGATCAAAAGATTCCCATAAGTCTACAGTTGTAGCCTCAACTTCCTGGTGATCTAATGATACCATTGGCTGTTCGTTCCAATGTTTTGCATCCTGAGTATTGAAAATCTCTAAAGTAGTTTCTTTAATGATATCTCCTCTACCCATTAATGTTTTTTGTCCCTGAACACAAGCAAACTCATGTTCTCCATTTGCCTTAGCAATAGAAACAGACTGAACACTATTGAAATTTTTATATAAAGCGTAAGCATTTAAACCTACCTGCATTTCTTCTTTTAAAGCTGCTTTACGACCGTAACCAACAGCTAAACCTACTGTACCAACAGCTTGTCCTGGCTGAACAATTACCGGCACATTCTCTAATTTAAGACCATCAGCAGTTGTAATTGTAGCATAACTTCCGTTTAAACCACCATTTGCAACAATTTCATTTGATAAATTTAATTTCTTAGCATCCGCATTTGAAACTGTAACATAGTTATCCCAAGAAACTCTTGTGATTGGATCCGGGAACTCTTGTAACCATGGATTGTTTGCATGTTGTCCATCTCCCATACCTGTTTTAGTATATAATACTAACTCAAGTTCACCGTTAGATTTTGATTTAGAAAGTATACTTGCTGCACTAGCGAAATCATAAGACCCTCCAGCTAAAGGAGCAGAACCAATTACTAAAACACCATCGTGCAGAACTTTGTTCCAAGAAGAACCAGCAATAACAGAAGCTGCATTAGCTTTTAAGTAATCATAGAAACTTCCAGTTGAACCATTCAATGATAATAAAACATCCTGAAATTGTTTTGTATCAAAAATTGGGCGAATAGTCGGCTGTGTTAAACTATAAGTTCCTTTAGTAATTTCTACATCTCCCCAAGACTCTAAATAATGAGGAGCCGGAGCTGCAACTGTAGATATAGCAGCAGTTTCATCTTCTTTTAAAGAGAAAGCAACTGACGTTTTTACTTTTTTCAATCCGGAAACAAAAGAAGCTGAATCAGCTAAAGTGTAAACCGGGTTAACTCCACTCATAATTAAAGTATGAACACTTCCTGCATTCAAATCTTTAATTAATTGCGAAACAACTGCATTAGAACCTTTTCTAATTTGTCTTGTTCCTGCCGTTGTGAAAGCTTCGCTGGCTAATGCCTGATTGA
This portion of the Flavobacterium gelatinilyticum genome encodes:
- the nrfD gene encoding NrfD/PsrC family molybdoenzyme membrane anchor subunit, whose translation is MSSHYEAPIRKPLVIGDKSYHDVTVDVAAPVEGPANKQWWIVFTIALVAFLWGLGCIIYTVSTGIGTWGLNKTVGWAWDITNFVWWVGIGHAGTLISAVLLLFRQRWRMAINRSAEAMTIFSVVQAGLFPIIHMGRPWLAYWVLPIPNQFGSLWVNFNSPLLWDVFAISTYLSVSLVFWWTGLLPDFAMLRDRAITPFNKRVYSILSFGWSGRAKDWQRFEEVSLVLAGLATPLVLSVHTIVSMDFATSVIPGWHTTIFPPYFVAGAVFSGFAMVNTLLIVMRKVSNLEAYITLQHIELMNIIIMITGSIVGVAYITELFVAWYSGVEYEQYAFLNRATGPYWWAYWSMMTCNVFSPQFMWFKKLRTSIMFSFIISIVVNIGMWFERFVIIVTSLHRDYLPSSWTMFSPTFVDIGIFIGTIGFFFVLFLLYSRTFPVIAQAEVKTILKGTGDNYIRERANKDSHHE
- a CDS encoding TAT-variant-translocated molybdopterin oxidoreductase translates to MSSNKKYWKSVEELENSSIVEALRNNEFVEEIPTDEFLGNADALASSGTSRRDFLKYVGFSTAAVTLAACEGPVHKSIPYVLQPEQIIPGVADYYATTVFDGFDFANLLVKTREGRPIKIENNTIPGAKFSANARIHASILGLYDSMRLKAPKVEGKESTWSAVDLKIKSSLADAKAKGGQVVLLTNTLASPSTEKLIAEFIAKNPNAKHVVYDAVSSSDALDAFETVYGERGLVDYDFSKASLIVSVGADFLGDWQGGGYDAGYAKGRIPQNGKMSRHFQFESNMTLSGAAADKRVPMTTADQKQALVQIYNIIVGASVPVTLDGKFKEEVIKAAQQLKAAGTKGILVSGIEDKNAQLLVLAINQALASEAFTTAGTRQIRKGSNAVVSQLIKDLNAGSVHTLIMSGVNPVYTLADSASFVSGLKKVKTSVAFSLKEDETAAISTVAAPAPHYLESWGDVEITKGTYSLTQPTIRPIFDTKQFQDVLLSLNGSTGSFYDYLKANAASVIAGSSWNKVLHDGVLVIGSAPLAGGSYDFASAASILSKSKSNGELELVLYTKTGMGDGQHANNPWLQEFPDPITRVSWDNYVTVSNADAKKLNLSNEIVANGGLNGSYATITTADGLKLENVPVIVQPGQAVGTVGLAVGYGRKAALKEEMQVGLNAYALYKNFNSVQSVSIAKANGEHEFACVQGQKTLMGRGDIIKETTLEIFNTQDAKHWNEQPMVSLDHQEVEATTVDLWESFDRTTGHHFNLSIDLNACTGCGACVIACHAENNVPVVGKAEVRRSRDMHWLRIDRYYSSESTFEGDNERKEGIAGLSSSLSTFNEMEKPGDNPQVAFQPVMCQHCNHAPCETVCPVAATSHGRQGQNHMAYNRCVGTRYCANNCPYKVRRFNWFLYNKNSEFDYHMNDDLGRMVLNPDVNVRSRGVMEKCSFCIQSTQAVILEAKRQGRVVGKDEFNNACACSAACSSGAMVFGDVNDKESEVAKLAESERMYHLLEHVGTKPNVFYHVKVRNT